A genomic stretch from Acidobacteriota bacterium includes:
- a CDS encoding S8 family serine peptidase — MMKKNGKAKKKTRPAMPARIFAMASPRSVGGVSMFDAVGGIRAGTVGGFQSEPKRIKEAVRRLSAAGFEILQVNPFTINIAGSQKTYEKAFRTKLEIQRRRVIKSGAVKDLAEFIECLDTSMPGLIATSGTPFDDVLEGVAIEEPRYFMGPSISPPPVPYWHLKVPADVSLGLNADRAHRAGITGKGIRVAMVDSGQFAHPFFSGRGYRVAPVVLGPGADDPDCDESGHGTGESANVFAVAPDAELLPVKMSFTNTIAAFHAAAALGPHVITCSWGSDMRGPEPELSAAGQALAAAVAAAWASGIVVVFSAGNGHWGFPAQHPDCIAAGGVFMDSDGTLRASDYSSGFMSHYFPGRRVPDVSGLVGEQPKAIYIMLPVEPGCQIDTSLGGGTFPNGDRTGKQDGWACFSGTSAAAPQLAGLVALIKQAAPDLPPADVREIMKKTARDVVEGHCSPFTGAHPATEGPDLATGDGLADAFESVLLAKG; from the coding sequence ATGATGAAAAAAAACGGGAAAGCGAAAAAGAAAACCCGGCCGGCCATGCCCGCCCGGATTTTCGCCATGGCCTCGCCGCGGTCCGTCGGCGGCGTTTCCATGTTCGATGCCGTGGGAGGGATCCGGGCCGGAACGGTGGGCGGGTTTCAGTCGGAGCCCAAGCGGATCAAAGAGGCCGTCCGCCGCCTGAGCGCGGCCGGATTCGAGATTCTTCAGGTCAATCCCTTCACCATCAACATCGCCGGCTCCCAAAAAACCTATGAAAAGGCTTTTCGGACAAAGCTGGAAATTCAGCGGCGCAGAGTGATCAAGTCCGGCGCGGTCAAAGACTTGGCCGAGTTCATCGAATGTCTTGACACATCGATGCCCGGCCTAATTGCGACCTCCGGAACGCCGTTTGACGATGTGTTGGAGGGCGTGGCCATCGAGGAGCCGCGCTATTTCATGGGGCCGTCGATTTCGCCGCCGCCGGTGCCCTATTGGCATTTGAAAGTGCCCGCCGATGTCTCTCTGGGTCTCAACGCGGACCGGGCGCACCGTGCCGGCATCACGGGGAAAGGCATCCGGGTGGCCATGGTCGACAGCGGACAATTTGCGCACCCGTTCTTTTCCGGACGAGGCTACCGGGTGGCCCCTGTCGTCCTCGGTCCGGGAGCGGACGATCCGGACTGCGACGAATCCGGACATGGAACGGGCGAATCCGCCAACGTCTTCGCCGTCGCCCCGGACGCCGAGCTTCTGCCGGTTAAAATGAGCTTCACGAACACGATCGCCGCATTTCATGCGGCCGCGGCCCTCGGTCCCCATGTCATCACCTGTTCCTGGGGCAGCGACATGCGTGGTCCCGAGCCGGAACTGAGCGCGGCCGGTCAGGCCCTGGCCGCTGCCGTCGCCGCCGCCTGGGCATCGGGCATCGTCGTTGTTTTCTCCGCAGGCAACGGCCACTGGGGTTTTCCCGCCCAGCACCCGGATTGCATCGCGGCGGGAGGCGTGTTCATGGATTCCGACGGAACGTTGCGCGCTTCGGACTACTCCAGCGGATTCATGAGCCACTACTTTCCGGGCCGCCGGGTGCCCGATGTCAGCGGACTGGTCGGCGAACAGCCGAAGGCGATCTATATCATGCTGCCGGTCGAACCGGGCTGTCAGATCGACACATCGCTGGGTGGCGGGACGTTTCCCAACGGCGACCGGACCGGCAAACAGGACGGCTGGGCCTGTTTCAGCGGAACCTCGGCCGCCGCCCCGCAGTTGGCCGGCCTGGTCGCGCTCATCAAGCAGGCCGCCCCTGACCTCCCCCCCGCAGATGTGCGTGAAATCATGAAAAAAACCGCCCGGGATGTGGTCGAGGGCCATTGCAGCCCTTTCACGGGCGCTCACCCAGCGACGGAGGGGCCGGATCTTGCGACTGGTGACGGCTTGGCCGATGCCTTTGAATCCGTGCTTCTGGCCAAAGGCTGA
- a CDS encoding M14 family zinc carboxypeptidase produces the protein MKRMLVSAFIAAALFCSISPAQEQTPDKMYWGDEVPPEWNGTWPSEFLTVPEKTGYTRTTSVRELHEFISLLKWNSENVHVFDIFTSPLRNISSAVVLANPRVTTPQQAKDSGKPVIYLQGSIHPPESEGTEALLMVMREILMGDRKDLLDNQILIVAPIFNVDGTETVSTRDGLPHMAGSRSNAGGFDLNRDGVKLETLEVNALYTNVFNPWDPVLIYDAHRMGSGNAAYANAYANSTVPAAHPAPRGYVWDTLFPEVRTLVRKNFGVEVFSHALFDKAWPPTTWSHDAAIWSVEAKFVVSNYGLRNRMSILTETPGRVGFERQIFGHYAYVMSLLEYTNVHGKEMAAICRKADEETVARVKAEAESGRLRNWVEGRYESRGKIDLLAYRDIPVGLLPGTSVRGTLPDAFAGPPEIVRGVEDLTKPVGTRDAAVPRGYLIPADMTDIVAKLRTHNIRVEALEKPMTAEGEQFVVNRMSKVRRGGYDMTVLEGGFFGPSVREFPAGTFFLDMAQPMANAAFYYLEPESMDGFVGWGVLDAALSALGADVRPVVYPIFKFKKEVR, from the coding sequence ATGAAACGTATGCTCGTTTCCGCTTTCATCGCCGCCGCGCTTTTTTGCAGCATTTCGCCCGCCCAGGAACAAACGCCGGACAAAATGTACTGGGGAGACGAGGTCCCGCCGGAATGGAACGGAACTTGGCCGTCCGAATTCCTGACCGTCCCGGAAAAGACCGGCTACACGCGGACGACCTCGGTGCGCGAACTCCATGAGTTCATCTCCCTCTTGAAATGGAACAGCGAGAACGTCCACGTCTTCGATATTTTCACGAGCCCTCTCCGGAATATCTCTTCGGCCGTCGTCCTGGCCAACCCGCGGGTGACCACGCCTCAGCAGGCGAAGGATTCCGGGAAACCCGTTATCTATCTCCAGGGCAGCATCCACCCGCCGGAATCCGAAGGCACGGAAGCCCTGCTCATGGTGATGCGCGAAATCCTGATGGGCGATCGCAAAGACCTGCTCGACAACCAGATCCTCATCGTCGCCCCGATCTTCAATGTCGACGGAACCGAGACGGTCAGCACCCGCGACGGCCTGCCGCACATGGCCGGATCGCGGTCGAACGCAGGCGGCTTCGATCTCAACCGGGACGGCGTCAAACTGGAAACCCTCGAAGTCAACGCGCTCTACACGAACGTCTTCAATCCCTGGGATCCCGTCCTCATCTACGACGCTCACCGGATGGGATCCGGAAACGCCGCCTACGCCAACGCCTACGCCAACTCCACGGTGCCGGCCGCTCACCCCGCGCCGCGCGGCTATGTCTGGGATACCCTCTTTCCCGAGGTTCGCACCCTGGTCCGGAAGAACTTCGGCGTCGAAGTCTTCTCCCATGCCCTTTTCGACAAGGCCTGGCCACCTACGACGTGGAGCCATGACGCGGCGATCTGGAGTGTCGAGGCCAAGTTCGTGGTCTCCAACTACGGACTTCGAAACCGCATGTCGATTCTGACGGAGACGCCGGGCCGCGTGGGATTCGAACGCCAGATCTTCGGTCATTACGCTTACGTCATGTCTCTCCTGGAATACACGAACGTTCATGGAAAAGAGATGGCCGCAATCTGCCGGAAGGCCGACGAGGAAACCGTGGCCCGGGTGAAAGCCGAGGCCGAATCCGGCCGCCTGCGGAACTGGGTCGAGGGCCGCTACGAGTCCCGGGGCAAGATCGATCTTCTGGCCTACCGTGACATTCCTGTCGGCCTGCTTCCCGGCACAAGCGTGCGCGGGACGCTGCCGGACGCATTTGCCGGTCCGCCCGAGATCGTTCGCGGTGTCGAGGATCTGACCAAGCCTGTGGGCACGCGCGATGCCGCCGTTCCCCGCGGTTATTTGATCCCGGCTGATATGACCGACATCGTCGCCAAACTGAGAACACACAACATCCGGGTGGAGGCGCTCGAAAAGCCGATGACCGCGGAGGGCGAACAGTTCGTCGTCAACCGCATGTCCAAGGTCCGTCGCGGCGGGTACGATATGACCGTTCTCGAAGGCGGCTTCTTCGGCCCGTCCGTCCGCGAATTCCCGGCCGGCACGTTTTTCCTGGACATGGCTCAGCCCATGGCCAACGCCGCCTTCTATTACCTGGAGCCGGAGTCCATGGACGGCTTTGTAGGCTGGGGCGTTCTCGACGCGGCGCTCAGCGCCCTCGGCGCCGATGTCCGCCCGGTCGTCTACCCAATCTTTAAATTCAAAAAAGAGGTCCGCTGA
- a CDS encoding sugar phosphate isomerase/epimerase, producing MNDQRIRNVSRRDFIRTAVFGAGAVSLAGLDRPAFGGPSRKSPVATKKIPVGVQIYSVRGAAAKDFPGVIEAIAQMGYEGIEFAGYYGWDDKPGELRKLLDANGLKCCGTHTGLKTLTGDALEATAELNAVLGNPYLIVPSLMAVDEKGWLEFARIFNEILPRAEALGMRIGYHAHAHDFKKLGETTPWEIFFDNTDKRVLMQIDTGNCLAGGGDAVAMLRKYPGRSLTVHLKEEGGPNGAVIGEGDVPWKDVFEACETTAGTLWYIVEHETGPDSLDGIRGCLEGLRAMGR from the coding sequence ATGAACGATCAGAGGATACGGAATGTTTCGAGGCGGGATTTTATCAGGACGGCGGTTTTTGGCGCGGGAGCGGTGAGTCTCGCGGGGCTCGACAGACCGGCCTTTGGCGGGCCGTCACGAAAGTCGCCCGTAGCGACGAAAAAAATTCCGGTCGGGGTTCAAATCTATTCCGTCCGCGGGGCGGCGGCCAAGGACTTTCCCGGAGTCATCGAGGCCATCGCTCAAATGGGATACGAGGGCATCGAATTCGCCGGGTATTACGGCTGGGACGACAAACCCGGGGAGCTTCGAAAACTTCTCGATGCCAACGGGCTTAAATGTTGCGGGACTCATACCGGACTGAAAACCCTCACCGGAGATGCCCTCGAAGCCACCGCCGAACTGAATGCGGTTTTGGGAAACCCGTATCTCATCGTTCCAAGCCTCATGGCCGTCGACGAAAAAGGCTGGCTCGAGTTCGCCCGCATATTCAACGAGATTCTGCCCCGGGCCGAAGCCCTGGGCATGAGGATCGGCTACCATGCTCATGCCCACGATTTCAAGAAGCTGGGCGAAACGACGCCGTGGGAGATCTTCTTCGACAATACCGACAAACGTGTCCTCATGCAGATCGACACCGGGAATTGCCTGGCCGGGGGCGGCGACGCCGTGGCCATGCTGAGGAAATACCCCGGTCGCTCCCTGACCGTTCACCTCAAGGAGGAGGGCGGCCCGAACGGCGCCGTCATCGGCGAGGGCGATGTTCCCTGGAAGGACGTCTTCGAGGCTTGTGAAACGACCGCGGGGACGCTTTGGTATATCGTCGAGCACGAGACCGGCCCCGATTCGCTCGACGGCATCAGGGGCTGCCTCGAAGGGCTCAGGGCCATGGGCCGCTGA